GATATGACTCCAGAGCGGATGGCTTTAGTTCTATAAATTAAGTTGGTCTACACTGTTCTCCGTGAGACAAGATCGCTCCCGCCATCGCTTTGTGGCGTGGATTCTCACTGGTGACCTCACTGGTAAAAGAGAAATTAaccctttcatttctcttttactTTACTAAACACTTAATTTGTGTTTGTCAGATAAGATTCGCATTGATACAAATGTCTTTTATTCTCTCAGGATGTCTCCTCCGACATCTCGAGTCCAACCCTCCTCGGTTCGAGGGAAACGCTCAACCATTTAGctccagcatctggaagttgctcgtatctcaaagcaaaattttgctggcaggtttgctcgtgtctcagaaCACgcgtatatataaaatatgggCCCGTAACATCCATGGAGGGGGGCATTGGGCAAGGGCGCCACCATGGTTGGCCTACCTGGGGCTGTTGGGGGTAGattggcccctctccagccaccagtctaCAATATATTTATGTCTAGTCTGGGACTTGAACTGATGACCAAATCCAGCTCCCAaaccactgagccactgccaccTAAGGATCAACGATCGACACAAGAGTAAATTAcagaatattttattcaattgCATTTGGGTTGAAGGGAATGTGCAAATCACTGCATTCTGTCCTTCCTGACATCTTACATAATGTCCAAACATGATTGGATTTGGGGGTGATATAATAAACGGTCAGCTGTGGATAGACAGACTTCAGTATTCATCAAAGGAGCCGCGTATGCGTTCCATGAGATAGTCCTGTCCTGTGACTGGAGGGTATTTGTTGGAACCGTCCAGGCAGGTGATCAGAGCTTCATGATCCGGATTGAGGAATAAAACCACCGACTGGCGTGTGTTGGAGTCTCCAGCAGGGGGAAGCAGAACTCTGTGTGGCTGGGGGACATGAAGACTTGACGTTGCTTTATTCACTCATTGCATTTCTGTTTTCTGCATGGTTGATACCTTTTCAAGCAAAACGTGGGCTTCTTGAAAACTGGACTTAAGCCTTTTCAATCAGATGTAAGAAACTCACCGCAGAGGTGAACTGATCATTGGTCCAGCGCTGCATCAGATCAGCGATATTGATGAGGATGGCTCCGGGGGTGACAGGAACATCAATATACTCCCCTGAACGAGCACGCACCTGTACATGAAGAAGAGTCAGGTGGATTGCATGTTGCCTGTTCTGATGTAGTATGTATCGAGAGAGGAGAAGACATTACCTGCAGACCTTCATTATTCTGAAACAACAGCGAGATGGTGCCGAAGTCCGAATGTTCTCCACATCGCAACTGATGCTCATTCACGCTCTCCCTGTTCACCGGAGGGTAGTACAGAGTCCGCAGTACTGAGAGATTTTTATTCGCTAGAGGAAAGTTAAAACATGCATGACTTTGTATGtgtattatgtatatatatatgagtaaTTTCCTAAAGAATTAGATTGCGATAAAAATTTATGTCTACTGCCACTGTCCTgaggagaagggaaaaaaatagtttttggATGTTATTGTAATAAAAGTCGTTGGTTCCAAATAAGCATTTGCTTTATTCCACCCCGTTTCGGTTCATCAGGGttacaaagcctttgaaatagTGTCCTTTGTCTTACTGAAAAGTGAACCGGAATAaaattcactcattcattcattcaattttaATGGCACAAGAATTTACATTTACCTCAAGATTCATCACATTCTTGGTTATTATCGATTTTACGTATCTTTATAGCAGTTCTTAATAGTTTTTACTCCAATACTGTTTGATCACATTTGACGATTTTGGCATTTATTCATATAATTCAAAAGATGCAAACATTTATCTGACACACTTAGAAGGTTGTATGAGGTAGTAGCTGTATTACCATGTGTATTCCTATGTATATTAccatatatatttcattttttattattactgtatATTACAATGTTTATTACTATGTGtattaacatatttatttctatGTGTATTACCATGTTGTCTTACCAAACATAGTTCCATGTGTATTGCTGTGTATTACAATGTGTATAACCATGTGTATTGTGTTTATTACCATGTGTATTACAATATTTATTGCCATGTGTATAACCATGTGTATTGCCATGTTAATTAACATGTGTATAGCCATGTGTATTATCATGTTTATTACCATCTGTGCACTTGATTTTCCTCACTGGACCTTTTCTACCaagcaaaaaagcaaacaaacaaaaaatatataaaatttaGAGAATGCTTTTTTGATTGATCAAAAGGGATCTTCTATGAAGTAGAATAGAAAGTATAAGCTGCCTGGAATAgcaataaaaagacaaataccTTGACTTGTACTAAATCCTGTAAGTAAGTCCCACGACCTGCTTCCATCTCTGAACATTTGACAGGGTCATCCTCTCATGTCCTCATATTCCAAAGATTAAATAAGCAAACCATTGAGTTGCCTCAGTCCACTGATCGGGCATATTTAACCCATGTGAATGGCACGCAGCTTAAACACACTCCACATTCCGAGCTGTGGGTATGTTTTGTACATACTTCCCACAAAACGATGAGCACTGAGGAACACCTCGGGGTCCAGGTCCAGACTGTGGGCCATGACTGTTAGTACCCGCAGACCTAGCTCTTTACTACGGTGGAAGAAAGAAGTTAGGATCTCCCGGAATTCTGAAACAGGCGGCCATTCCTAACACAGAggagaaataaatcaaaaaacagaacagaaaaggtTTTGGTACAGCTGACAAATGATCAAACATATCTTTTGTATGTTTTTGCAGCAGTTTCCTGTTTGCTATATGTGTCCTCATATAtctatatcaaataaatattaaatgattCTGCTtgtatcaaataaatattagatgATACTGTTTGACCTATTAGCTTTAGCAGTTTATCTGCAAATGGCTGCAGATACAACAGAACTTTATCAGAGTGATATAAAGTTATAGATTAACCTGGACTGTGAGCTCCAAACTGCTTTTCTAAGCAAAGTGGAGTCAATCCTAAATGCAGGattttaattaatatatttcTTCTTATATTCTAAATATTCCATTCTACCGCATTAATCGCTGTAAAACTGTGACAGTGAGTCTTTACAATGTCAGGCTGAAATCGGCCAATGTTGAAACTCTCCTTTAGGTCCGGGGGTCGAAGTGGATTCAACCTGAAAAGCATTTTTTAGAATCTTTTTCAAATTTAAAACTTATGGTTTGAAAAGAGATTTTGCAAATAAAAAGTATGCTCGTCTTATTTTCTGATTCCTGCCTCTCTTCCTCAGGAAAAACCCAGCCGTGGCTGCAGTTGTCAATGATTGTCCAGCTGAAAGGCCGTTTCAGTTCATCAGGCAGCTGGAAGAATTCCTGGGACACGTCCAGCACACGATTCATCTGTGCGACGGCGAGGAAGAAAGGCACAGTTCGCTGTGGAGTGTGGACACGTTCAACGGGCCAAATCATGCTTTTAGCATAGCCTCACCTCCTTCTGAGTGATCCCGGTGTTCTtcagaaataaaaatccaaCTTCTGTAAAAGCTGCTTTAAACTGCCGGCTCAAGTTGTGCATGGGCTCCTCAGGGACTTCTTTCCCATCCAGGCTGTAGGCACCGAAGTCGATGACTGGGatgctcatcttttttttaaaaaaaaagcccgtTTGAAGGAAAAGGAAGGCAGGTTTGGGAGTTGTTCCGCCACAGCATGCAGGAGTATTTAACCCTTTTTGGCTGGTTATGAAATTTCGTTGTATTTTCATGTGACATTTCCAACCAATAGGAAAATAGATCCCAGCGAAAGCTGTGTAAAAGTTGGTCTTGCTGCCTTTTGCTGGTGATTGTGTGTAAAGCAGGGGTGAGGTGCTTGTTTAATCCCAGTTTGAtcatttttatgtatttatttagtttttaacCTGTTCTGTCCTGTAACCTCAGCATGCAGTATGAAGTACTgtattgtctttattttattgatcgctgtgtagtagtagtagtatgtttatgtttatgtttattattagGATCCCCATTCGCTGAGCTTTACAGCCAGCTGGTCTTCCTGGGGTCCttgataaaaattaaaaaaaagcatacatACAATATCAAGAATATTAACCATTATACAACAGATAACCAATATAAAAGTGCAAACATTCAAttacaattcacacaaaatgaACAGTACATTATATATTTATCCATGCTCTGAATCTGACAGCCTGAATTCAGCAGTGTGAATCCTGTATTCCCTTTATAGTCAGCACCAATGAACTTCTTCAGTTgtcttttccattttcatcAGTTTTAATGGCAAGACATTCCTTTCTTTCATGGTTCTGTAAATAAAAGTACTTTTCAAATAATTAGTATTTGcttttgcaataaaataaaataaaacgtccTTCTGCTGCGTGTCTGGTGGCATCACCAAATCAACCTCAATTTTCCATTGCTTCATTATAATATgtactcttacaagcttgtcaaagcaatgctatttactgcttttttatataaagaaatactactaatattatgcagaattgagttcagccttttggcccggccctccggaatattttctgtttctcatgtggtcccatggaaaaaataattgcccacccTCTAGATCTTTTCTTTTAGCATCATCGGCCCTTATAATCTGACAATAGTTAAGCTGACAAATGGTCAGTGCTCTTACAACAATCTTTGCCCCAATCCGCTTCCACATTAATGTTTAGATGTTCTAACTGTACCCTACAACATGCTGTGACCCCTCTAGGGTgcacccgcctctcgcccgtagacaaCCGGGCTCCAGCAACATCAGTGACCCGCAAGTGAGATAAAGAGTCTGTCGACAAGACGATGAAGGTTGACTACAAGAAAATATCTAAGACGCACAGAAATCAGCCACAATCCAATCTATGAAGTTCCACATATATTTTAATGACAAGGTTCAAGTAAATACAAGTTAAGGTATCATACAGCGCTGCAGGCCACCTGCCATCTTCTGCTAGTGGCCAGAGTCCTGCTGAACAAAATGCCACACAGCCTTTTGCTGTTTGCAGTTAGATCTTTtaagaaaaagacaagaagggagaaaataaataaaagaagaaagagaccgagaagtaaaataagaaaaaataaagaaaaaagggaTAAAAAGTAAGAGATCTTCAAGGCCATGTGAGGTACACAAACGCACCTGTTCCTTACTGCATAATGTAGAAGTGTGTGCTGGAAAACTATGTAGAACCCAAGGAAACATACTTTATCTTcttccagcaggtggcgctggtCAGTGAGTTTGTCTAACCATTCATATCACATTATTTTGTTTATACAATTTATTACTCAAATAAGCGCAGTGGGGCTGATTAAATATTATCTACAGCTCGTTTTAACcagcatttacatttaatttctaTCAGAACTTTAAAATCAACGAGCAGGCATCTAACTGTAAACAAAGCTTTACTGTATAATGAAGGATCTGATTACTTATGTATCCATGAATCTAATTAACCACTTAATCACCAGAGATTTATAGCAGCAGATTAATCAGCTATTCTGTCATAATTACAATATTAACTATAGTAACGGCAGCTTGTGCAGTGAGCTCCCAGACTGGAACGTTCCTTTAGATTTAGAGGGAGCTTACATTCAGTCCAACGAGAACCTTGATCTTACGCTCATCCCCACGGAACCCGAAACAAACGGGTGGGGTTTATCTAAATcaggggtcaccaacctttTTGGAAACTTCTTGGGTACCAAATGCGAAGGTAGGAAACAgataaatatcaatatttatAGAGCAGGCTCACGGTCCCCATGTTGTGACCCCTGACCTGGATCCgacaaggaggttctgtttttgacggtgtttgtctgtctgtctgtctgtctgtgagcaaGACAACTCAAAAATGTactgatggatcttgatgaaatcttcaggaaacGTTGGACATCTTGTTAGGCCCAATTCAGCTTCTACGTCTGCTGGAGGATCACAGCAGGGGGACCAGAGGACAGGATGGACGAGTCACGGAGGTCAGGTCACGTTTGAGGAACATGAATCCAACCCAGCAGCCACACCTCGAGATTTCGTCCCgggattatttttcattattctcAGAATCCCGCAAACTTCAGAAAGCCTGCTGGGTCTTAAACTCCGAGTACAGTAGCCCCTCGGCTGAAATGGCGTCCCCGAGCCCGACCGTCCGAAGCGGGTGCAGGCAGATGAGCACCGGAGCCAAGCAGAAGGTGACGTTTCCGCGGCGCCACACCGTGACGGGCTCTAATGGATTCAGGGACAGCGTCTCCCGGGGCTCAAAGTAGGAGCTGTGAAACTCCAGCGGCGCTCTGAGCTCCACTCTGCTGGCATCAACAGACTCGAGGCCACAGGCCTGGCTGCTGGCCACTCGCGCTCCAGCCATCGCCGCTGCCTCCTGGTTCCCCCAGTATCCATCCACCGAAGCCAGGATGTGGTAGGCCAGCGTGTGGAAGTGGATGCGGGTCAGCTCGGCTTCTGACGAGGGTTCGCTGCGACCGTACCGCTCCAGGATCCAGAGGAGGCAGTCGCTGACCCGCCCTATGTCCGGAACGGCGTGCCATGAAGCCGCGTCCGCGTGGGGCCCCTGACCGGCctgggagaggaagagcagctccTGCTCATTCAGGCCTACGGAGCTGACCAGGGGCATGAACTGCCAACAGAAACCAGAGGCAAGAAAACTTGTAGTAAATATTCAGAACTCCTTTTAGGTTAGAAAGATGGCGAGCACATTCTTCCTTGGTGGACATTTTCAAACGAGCCACGCACCTCCAGCATGATGCGGTTCATGTAATCTTTGTCGGTCATGCTCGCCAGCTCCAGGTGGATGGGAATATCTTTACGAATGGCAGACATGACGGACACGGACTGCACGGAGGAAGGAAGAACGAGAACGACGGCAGACATTAGGTCAAATAAAGGAAGTGTCACGGAGTTGCTTTCATCGAGTACACAAAAAGTATATTTCTCGTGGGGTATTTCCAAGTATTGCATTGCTCCTCCGGCCACAGACACCCTCTGTGATGCTAAATCCTAACCTCCCTCAGCCGCTCCTCCCAGGTGTCTCTGCCCAGACCCTCCATCATGTGGAAGCCCGACAGGACGACCAGCTCCGGCTGGAACTCGTCCATGCTCGCCACGAACGTCTCCAGGGAGCTCATCCTCCCGTTGGACATGTCGTGGGAAAAGATGAAGCGGTTGGCTTGTGGCGCCCGAGTCAACCCCCACGTTTCGCCTGGAGGCAGAGAAGAAGACGAAAGCCAACCTCGCCATCATGCACCGGAACCGACGGAAGGAATCACTCTACATGCAACCGACCGGACCAGGGGTCGGCGACCTTCATCGTGACGCGTGCCGCTTTACAATATACCCAGAGCGGCAACACTTTTACTTCTTTAacaaaatcatttgtaaattatctgtttttacagttttctaCAGTTTTTAACTTTCACTTAACTACCAGCTTCCTTCGTTGGCCGTTATATGTAATAGTGCACGTCTATAAATCAGTGtgtgcaggacacacacacacacacacacacacacacaacgctgtCTATTTCATGTTTAGACTCAAAAGGCCGCCGCCGCACACTCGATGTTCTACACGCCACACTCTCACAGCAAAGGGCGCGTATCACCCGGTCTCCTCTAGAAATAAATCCATATTCCCTTGTACAACTATGTTGAAAAGAACGACTGACACTTTGTTGACTAGCCATGCTAAcaccgctgctaagctagccgacTGAACTCCCAAGGAGCCTCGCGGTGACAGGCAAGATCACATCCGCAACGTAAAGCGGAAAAGCCGCAGCGTCCTTCTCCTAcagcaggtcgactcaaactgaacccaCTCGGcgagactccgccttcgttcgcgtgtGGTCGgttccactcgtgtgttcgttGTCCGAAAAACTGTTCAACTTCCGAAAACTGTAAACTCCGTTTTCCCCGaaaaccgaggttccgctgtaaaTGCCCTCGTGTTCCAGCCATGACTCGCGTGTCCCCGAGGTTAGCGACCCCTGGTCAACTTGCTCTTCTCTTTACCTGCCTGATACTCCAGGATGAGGTGGAATTCATCCGTCTCCTGGAGAGACTCGGGGGGAACGACTATCTGGTCATCCAGCAGCTCATGAAGTTTAGGACCAACCGGTCCACATAGCAGGACCTGCAGTAGAACAGCggattgctttattttattaaatcacaAACTCCTACTATGGTGATGAAGAGCCCTCAAGTTTAAATCAGGGAATTATGTGTGGAAAGAAGTCTGGATTACGCAACATGCAAGTTCATGCATTTATAGGTTTGTCGCCGTACCGCCAGACTGGGGTAGGTAGCGAGCTTCTGGCCAATGAGAGCAGCATTCCCTCCAACGTAGAactggaaaaacacaaaaggtttACAGTTAAAATACATCTCAAGCATCCTGTGAgacagtctggggggggggggacctcacCTGTGCAGCAGGGTCCTCCGCTGCTACATGTGCAATCCTCTGAAAGATCTCCTCGTTGCTGAAGAAGCGCTCCGCAGCCGCTCCACGCTGCATATAATGGACGAAGATCTCCTTCAGATCCTCCTCGGAGTTCAACACTTCGTGATCGCGTCCGGTTCCAGGATCCACGGCCAGAGCCTGAAGGAGTCCCACTCCGGAGACAACCACGTCCACGCAGGCATTCACCCTGAGAGAGGGGGCGACAGGAACTTCTTTAACCGAGAATAATCCTGAGGAAATAGATTGTGCCGTCGAGGCGTGTCGGCGGCGCGTAGTTAGTAGCGTCTTTTCCGTGTTTAGATGTAAACAACAGCTTGCATAATTTAGTCAATACAAATATCTGTTTAAATTAGCATAAAGATCGCAGCACACTGCCTGAACTAAAACCgttcagtgacagttcaatatgatgCATCGTTCTTAGTGAGCACAAAGACAACgttgtgatgtctttaggatgctaagaaccttcacacaacttctCAACAGTATGTTAAACTCAAACTGCGTTTTAGAGTGAAtgagactgaaaatgttcactaatacgAGTCACAAAAGGTAAAaggttcacatttattttaccattgttttgagaaatgttattgaataaatgacatttttcattgcttatttatatacaagcttgtcaaaacaatgctatttattgctcttttttataaagaaatacaattaatattatgcagaattgagttcagccttttggcccggccttccagaatattttct
The sequence above is drawn from the Brachionichthys hirsutus isolate HB-005 chromosome 5, CSIRO-AGI_Bhir_v1, whole genome shotgun sequence genome and encodes:
- the LOC137894256 gene encoding uncharacterized protein yields the protein MSIPVIDFGAYSLDGKEVPEEPMHNLSRQFKAAFTEVGFLFLKNTGITQKEMNRVLDVSQEFFQLPDELKRPFSWTIIDNCSHGWVFPEEERLNPLRPPDLKESFNIGRFQPDIEWPPVSEFREILTSFFHRSKELGLRVLTVMAHSLDLDPEVFLSAHRFVGTNKNLSVLRTLYYPPVNRESVNEHQLRCGEHSDFGTISLLFQNNEGLQVRARSGEYIDVPVTPGAILINIADLMQRWTNDQFTSAPHRVLLPPAGDSNTRQSVVLFLNPDHEALITCLDGSNKYPPVTGQDYLMERIRGSFDEY
- the adpgk gene encoding ADP-dependent glucokinase, which gives rise to MWKKASAVALLAAAVGYFFYGCPDLLRLILEYFRQPNAQQSQNGVEHVIAAAWETMITLPNWQWSKVAIGVNACVDVVVSGVGLLQALAVDPGTGRDHEVLNSEEDLKEIFVHYMQRGAAAERFFSNEEIFQRIAHVAAEDPAAQFYVGGNAALIGQKLATYPSLAVLLCGPVGPKLHELLDDQIVVPPESLQETDEFHLILEYQAGETWGLTRAPQANRFIFSHDMSNGRMSSLETFVASMDEFQPELVVLSGFHMMEGLGRDTWEERLRESVSVMSAIRKDIPIHLELASMTDKDYMNRIMLEFMPLVSSVGLNEQELLFLSQAGQGPHADAASWHAVPDIGRVSDCLLWILERYGRSEPSSEAELTRIHFHTLAYHILASVDGYWGNQEAAAMAGARVASSQACGLESVDASRVELRAPLEFHSSYFEPRETLSLNPLEPVTVWRRGNVTFCLAPVLICLHPLRTVGLGDAISAEGLLYSEFKTQQAF